A portion of the Halobacillus ihumii genome contains these proteins:
- a CDS encoding RNA-binding S4 domain-containing protein → MRLDKFLKISRLIKRRTLAKEIADQGRISINGSKSKASSDVSVGDELMIQFGQKVLTIEVKSLRENVKKDEAATLYDIKKEEPVNK, encoded by the coding sequence ATGCGATTAGATAAATTTCTAAAAATCTCAAGACTGATTAAACGAAGAACCTTGGCTAAGGAAATCGCTGATCAAGGGAGAATTAGTATTAACGGGTCAAAAAGCAAGGCGTCTTCAGATGTATCGGTAGGAGATGAATTGATGATTCAATTTGGTCAAAAGGTGTTGACAATTGAAGTAAAATCTTTGAGAGAAAATGTGAAGAAGGATGAAGCTGCGACCTTATATGACATCAAGAAAGAGGAACCTGTTAACAAATAA
- the yabP gene encoding sporulation protein YabP yields the protein MWNRRNLEISGVREVDSFDSEEFLLQTSMGYLVIRGHNLQMKNLDLEEGEVSIKGRVDEMTYLDENQGEKAKGLFSKLFK from the coding sequence ATGTGGAATAGAAGAAACCTTGAAATATCTGGTGTCAGAGAAGTGGACAGCTTTGACAGTGAGGAGTTTCTGCTTCAAACAAGTATGGGGTACTTAGTCATTCGCGGTCATAATCTACAAATGAAAAACCTGGACTTAGAAGAAGGTGAAGTATCTATAAAAGGACGCGTTGATGAGATGACGTATTTGGACGAGAACCAAGGGGAGAAAGCTAAAGGATTATTTAGCAAGCTTTTCAAATGA
- the mazG gene encoding nucleoside triphosphate pyrophosphohydrolase has product MKTVKILGLGAGDLEQLPLGVYRQLIHANEPVYSRTLDHPVIRNLENEGVDFIGFDDVYEQYDQFTAVYEEIADKLADAAKEEDIIYVVPGHPMLAERTVQLLLEDQRVDVAIQGGQSYLDDVFSALKVDPIEGFQFLDATALDRSQLQFQNHIVLCQVYDQMIASEVKLTLMEDLPPEYPVTVITAVGSSEEEITEVELQELDRFVAVNNLTSVYIPPVDKTNLNHQFFRLREVIRTLRGPEGCPWDQKQTHESLRRYLIEEAYEFIDAVNRLDDQNMAEELGDILLQVMLHSQIGEDEGFFTIDDVISSITEKMIRRHPHVFGDVLVNDAEEVVTNWDQIKKQEKSIAADSLLDSVPTSFPALLQAEEVQKKAAKVGFDWDKVELVEDKVKEEWAEFLEAKEMNDPREMEKEFGDWLFAITNLARHYNINGETALQRTNQKFRTRFSAMEKSASNAKRPLDDYSLHELEELWAAAKIKHKGEE; this is encoded by the coding sequence ATGAAAACTGTGAAGATTTTAGGTCTGGGCGCTGGTGATTTGGAGCAACTGCCGCTTGGCGTTTACCGTCAGCTTATCCATGCAAATGAACCTGTTTATAGTCGAACGCTTGATCACCCGGTGATAAGGAATCTGGAGAACGAAGGGGTGGATTTCATAGGCTTCGATGATGTGTATGAACAGTATGATCAATTCACGGCCGTTTATGAAGAGATCGCGGACAAATTAGCGGATGCCGCGAAGGAAGAAGATATTATCTATGTGGTGCCAGGGCATCCAATGCTTGCGGAGCGTACAGTCCAATTATTACTGGAAGATCAACGAGTAGATGTAGCGATTCAAGGCGGACAAAGTTACTTAGATGATGTATTTTCTGCGTTGAAAGTAGATCCTATTGAAGGGTTTCAATTTTTAGATGCAACAGCCCTTGATCGAAGTCAATTACAGTTTCAAAATCATATCGTTCTCTGTCAGGTATATGATCAAATGATTGCTTCAGAAGTTAAGTTGACATTAATGGAAGATCTTCCGCCGGAGTATCCTGTGACCGTTATCACTGCGGTTGGAAGCAGCGAAGAGGAAATTACTGAGGTTGAACTGCAGGAATTAGATCGGTTTGTGGCGGTAAATAACTTAACGAGCGTTTATATCCCTCCGGTAGATAAAACGAATTTGAATCATCAGTTTTTCCGACTGAGAGAAGTGATTCGTACACTGAGAGGTCCAGAAGGATGCCCATGGGATCAAAAGCAAACCCATGAATCACTGCGTCGCTATTTAATAGAAGAAGCCTATGAGTTCATTGATGCTGTAAATCGGCTTGATGATCAGAATATGGCAGAAGAGTTAGGCGATATCCTCTTACAAGTTATGCTTCACAGTCAAATTGGGGAGGATGAAGGATTTTTCACGATTGATGACGTCATCTCCTCCATAACTGAAAAAATGATCCGCAGACACCCCCATGTATTTGGCGATGTGCTAGTAAATGACGCAGAGGAAGTGGTCACGAACTGGGATCAAATTAAAAAGCAGGAAAAGAGCATAGCTGCTGATTCCTTATTAGATTCTGTTCCGACAAGCTTTCCGGCCCTCCTGCAAGCCGAAGAAGTACAAAAAAAGGCTGCTAAGGTAGGGTTTGACTGGGACAAAGTGGAACTTGTCGAGGATAAAGTAAAGGAAGAATGGGCAGAATTTCTCGAAGCAAAGGAAATGAATGACCCGCGTGAAATGGAGAAAGAATTTGGGGATTGGTTGTTTGCGATTACTAATTTAGCGCGCCATTATAACATTAACGGAGAAACAGCTCTTCAGCGAACAAATCAAAAGTTTAGGACAAGATTCTCGGCGATGGAAAAAAGCGCCTCAAATGCGAAGCGGCCTCTTGATGATTATTCGCTCCATGAGCTTGAAGAGTTGTGGGCAGCAGCTAAAATAAAACATAAAGGGGAAGAATAA
- a CDS encoding putative polysaccharide biosynthesis protein, with amino-acid sequence MNHSNSSHLLFKGAFLLTLSGLIGKVLSAGYRIPLQNIAGDFGFYVYQQIYPILGIAIVLSLYGFPAAISKLVAEIREQGQVLSLSSFYLPALLWLFGICGLIFMIGYTQADELASIMGDERLTPSLQAAFTVFLLLPIPSLFRGVYQGQGNMHPTAISQVAEQLIRVLLIIAAVIYVVSEGQIYHIGVGASIASLGGIAASIVVFLIIIRKNPPWTKGPVDYASLSFLKTIVFYGIFICLNYMLLLLIQMTDALTLVPHLIEAGIAPVEAKVLKGVFDRGQPLIQLGTVLASSLALALIPSITRKKIKDHPKQVEGYIFGSVKFSLILASGASAGSITLFPFINELFFQDEKGTAVLRILMLVIIFSSLAVTFSSILQGLGFVSHTAVIVIFAVFVKWGLNVLLVPYLLLNGAAIASICSTAFVVVCQCLFLSRYFSFRKWRRLPWLSIACALAGMIVVLIVLIWIQSSLGAGLENRLFLLVYTLSLTAVGAATYFLLLIRLGALHRKELEALPYGRSFVRFLPKGLK; translated from the coding sequence ATGAATCATTCAAACTCATCGCATCTTTTGTTTAAAGGTGCTTTCCTGCTTACTTTATCGGGGTTGATTGGTAAAGTGTTAAGTGCAGGATATCGTATTCCTTTGCAAAACATCGCAGGGGATTTTGGCTTTTATGTTTACCAGCAAATCTATCCGATTTTAGGAATAGCTATCGTGCTTTCATTATACGGTTTTCCAGCGGCTATTTCGAAGTTAGTGGCAGAAATAAGGGAACAGGGTCAGGTATTATCACTGTCCTCTTTTTATCTCCCTGCTTTGTTATGGTTGTTTGGAATTTGTGGATTGATCTTTATGATCGGTTACACTCAGGCAGATGAATTGGCTTCCATAATGGGGGATGAGCGTTTAACTCCATCCTTGCAGGCTGCATTCACGGTTTTTCTTCTGCTGCCGATCCCCTCATTATTTAGAGGGGTGTATCAAGGTCAGGGAAATATGCACCCTACGGCGATATCACAAGTTGCCGAACAATTGATACGGGTTCTTCTCATTATAGCGGCTGTGATATACGTTGTATCAGAAGGGCAGATCTATCATATTGGGGTAGGTGCTTCTATCGCATCACTTGGGGGCATCGCAGCCTCTATCGTTGTATTTCTTATAATTATTAGAAAGAACCCACCCTGGACGAAAGGGCCTGTTGATTATGCATCGCTTTCCTTTTTAAAAACGATTGTTTTTTATGGTATATTTATTTGCCTTAATTATATGCTGCTGTTACTTATTCAAATGACTGATGCTTTAACTCTTGTGCCTCACCTGATTGAAGCTGGGATAGCACCTGTCGAGGCGAAGGTGCTAAAGGGAGTATTTGATCGCGGCCAACCGCTTATTCAATTAGGAACAGTCTTAGCGTCATCTCTGGCTTTAGCTCTGATTCCTTCTATTACTAGAAAGAAAATTAAGGATCATCCGAAGCAAGTAGAGGGGTACATCTTTGGATCGGTAAAGTTTAGCTTAATCTTAGCAAGTGGAGCTTCAGCAGGGTCAATCACATTATTTCCCTTTATAAATGAGTTGTTCTTTCAAGATGAAAAAGGAACAGCAGTACTTAGGATTCTTATGCTTGTCATTATATTTAGTTCATTGGCCGTGACCTTTTCTTCCATTTTGCAAGGCCTCGGCTTTGTTAGTCATACAGCTGTCATTGTGATCTTTGCTGTTTTTGTGAAATGGGGATTGAACGTTCTTCTTGTCCCCTATCTTTTATTAAATGGAGCGGCAATAGCTTCGATTTGCAGCACTGCCTTCGTAGTGGTTTGTCAGTGCCTTTTTCTCAGCCGTTATTTTTCATTTAGAAAATGGCGGAGGCTTCCGTGGCTTTCCATAGCTTGCGCACTTGCCGGGATGATTGTTGTACTAATTGTACTGATTTGGATCCAATCATCGTTAGGAGCGGGGCTGGAAAACCGGCTTTTCTTACTGGTTTATACGCTTAGTCTTACTGCTGTTGGTGCTGCTACGTACTTCCTATTGTTAATAAGATTAGGTGCCTTACACAGAAAAGAGTTAGAAGCTTTACCATATGGAAGATCATTCGTACGATTTTTGCCAAAGGGGTTGAAGTAG
- the spoVT gene encoding stage V sporulation protein T gives MKATGIVRRIDDLGRVVIPKEIRRTLRIREGDPLEIFVDREGEVILKKYSPISELGDFAREYADALHESLEAPVLICDRDEFIAVAGESKKSYMGRQIGSRIEQVMEGRTSAFEKHPNPVEFVRDLEEDVISYIIHPIIAQGDPIGCVVVFNKEGTPIDEGSEKAVQTAASFLARQMD, from the coding sequence ATGAAAGCAACAGGAATAGTACGCCGAATTGATGATTTAGGACGTGTGGTGATCCCAAAGGAAATCCGCCGCACGCTTCGAATTAGGGAAGGTGACCCTTTAGAAATATTTGTAGATCGAGAAGGAGAAGTTATTTTAAAGAAATATTCTCCAATAAGTGAACTGGGAGATTTCGCGCGAGAGTATGCAGACGCACTGCATGAGTCGTTAGAAGCGCCTGTTTTGATTTGTGACCGCGATGAGTTTATTGCAGTTGCCGGAGAATCGAAGAAATCCTATATGGGCCGTCAAATAGGCAGCCGTATAGAACAGGTAATGGAAGGACGTACTTCTGCGTTTGAAAAACATCCGAATCCGGTAGAATTTGTCCGTGATTTAGAAGAGGACGTTATTTCTTATATTATTCATCCCATTATTGCGCAAGGCGATCCAATTGGTTGTGTCGTTGTCTTTAATAAGGAAGGCACCCCTATTGATGAAGGTTCCGAAAAGGCTGTCCAAACGGCGGCAAGCTTTTTAGCCAGACAAATGGATTAA
- the yabQ gene encoding spore cortex biosynthesis protein YabQ yields the protein MTLTTQFMTMVVMLAGGIYVGAAVDTFERLFSKRNKRSWLELFWQLAFWVAQAALLFFLLFLVNYGELRLYVFIAVICGYSAYRALFQTRYKKLLEYIIRFVTRLMTFFARLFNAIIIWPIRTIIMLITTLLLFVYKVFYKGIHLLFLVVLYPFLLIFRMIWKLLPKKLKKNLNKTAGFWVKIKNTINKWKERMRK from the coding sequence ATGACACTCACTACACAATTTATGACGATGGTGGTTATGCTAGCCGGGGGCATTTATGTAGGAGCAGCCGTTGATACCTTTGAGCGACTCTTTTCTAAACGAAATAAAAGGAGCTGGCTTGAGCTTTTCTGGCAGCTTGCCTTCTGGGTTGCTCAGGCTGCTCTTCTTTTTTTTCTTTTATTCCTGGTAAACTATGGTGAATTACGTTTATATGTATTTATAGCCGTAATTTGCGGATATTCTGCTTATCGTGCATTATTTCAAACACGATATAAAAAGTTGTTAGAATATATAATACGCTTCGTGACTCGATTAATGACCTTCTTTGCGCGGCTTTTTAATGCCATTATTATTTGGCCGATTCGAACCATCATTATGCTGATAACTACTTTACTATTATTCGTTTATAAAGTATTTTATAAGGGAATACATTTATTGTTTCTTGTCGTTTTATATCCATTCCTGTTGATTTTTCGAATGATTTGGAAGCTCCTCCCGAAAAAACTGAAAAAAAATTTAAACAAAACAGCAGGGTTTTGGGTTAAAATAAAGAATACTATAAATAAATGGAAAGAGCGAATGCGCAAATAA